The genomic interval ACCGTCCCGGCGACATCCGCGCCCGACGGGACGATCGCCGCCACCTCGCACCCGCTCGGCGTCGACGCCACCAGCGCCCGCGCAAGCTCCCCCGACGCCATCGCCAAATCGGCATCCGTCGGGGACACCACCTGATCCAGCACGACCCGCAACACGGCTGACACGGCTCAGCCCTCCGGGGTGGGCGTCGGCGACGGCGGATACAGCGCCTGCTGGATGAGCTCCCGCACGTGCGCATACGCCTCCGGCGTCGGCTCGTCGGTGTCGATCCCCGCGCCGTCGAGCGTCAGCTCCAGCGTCTGCACGGGCTGGTCCTTCGCCTTCACGGCCAGGTTCACGAAGAAGCCCAGCAGCGACGACGGAATGTCCGTCTGCACGAGGTCCTCCCCCGCCGCCGCGACCTCCTGGAAGCGCGTCAGCACGTTCGCCGGGTTCGCCTGCGCGAGGATCGCCTGCTGCAGTTCTCGCTGCCGCCGCATCCGATCGGCGTCGCTCGTCGTGTACCGCGACCGTGCGTACCACTGCGCCGTGTCGCCGTCCATGTGCTGCGGCCCGGCCTCGATCCAGCCGATCGCCCAATCCTCGGCGCTCTGCCCGTCATACGCGGGACCGCCGCCCTTCGGCAGCCGCTCCTGCACCGTGATGTCCACCCCGCCGAGCGCGTCGACGATGTCCGCGAACCCCTTCATGTCGACGAAGGCATAGTACGGAATCTCGATCCCGAGGATTCCTTCCGCGGCATCCTTCGTCGCCTCGATCGCCGGCGTGGAACTGTTCGCCGCGGCATCCGGATACAGACCCGCGCCACGATCCTCGCGACAGACCTCCACCGCGTTCATCAGCTGATTGATCCCGGGACCCCAGCCACACGTCTGCGAGATGTGCCCCTCGAGCCCGTCGGGATACAGATCCTGCATCGGCCCCGCCGAGAACGGCACGTGCGCGAGATCGCGCGGGATGCCGGTGATGTGCACCGCCCCGGTATCGGCATTCACCGACACCACGGAGATGCTGTCGAACCGCATCGAATCGCGCCCAAGGCCACTGTCGGCCCCCAGCAGCAGGATGTTGTAGTACCCGTTGGACGGCGGCACCGGCGGCGCGTTGTTCGTGAAGATGGATGCCAGGGCCTCCCGCGCGGGCGCGAGAAGCTGCTGCGCGGCGTAGACAGCGCCGCCCGACCCGAGGACGAGCCCCAGGATCGCCGTCACCGCGACAAGCGGACGCGCCCCCGGCCGTGTCTTCACCAGCCGCACGAGCCGCAGCGTGTCGACGGTCAGCACGACCCACAGCACGGCGTACGCCAGCAGCACGAGCTGCACCACGAGGAGGACGAACCCGTTGACGCCCAGGTCGACGATCAGCGTCGGCCACACCAGCGCCGCGACGAGCGTCAGCACGACCAGCACCCACATCACGAGGGTCGCGGCCAGCCCGACCCGGCCGAGCCGACGGTTGCCCGCGAGCACCTGAGCAGAACCGGGCACGAGGAAGTTCATCGCGACGAGCCACCACGCCCGCCGTGTCATCACCTTCGGCGAGCGCGTGTCGGGGCGCCGGATCGGCTGCTCGCCCAGGATCACCCCAGCATCCGCTCCCCGTGCAGGCGCCGGCGGACGGGGCGGAGCCGACACGCTCACAGCGAGTCCTTCAGGCGGCGGTTCTTCTCCTCGACCTGCTCCTCGAGCGCCCGGGCGTACTGCTCGACGCGATCGGCGAGGCGATCGTCGGCGGCACCGAGGATGCGCGCGGCCAGCAGTCCGGCGTTCTTCGCGCCGTTGATCGAAACGGTCGCCACGGGGATGCCGGCGGGCATCTGCACGATGCTCAGCAGCGAATCGAGCCCGTCGAGGGTCGCCAGCTGCACCGGGACGCCGATCACCGGCAGCGCCGTCACCGACGCCAGCATGCCCGGCAGATGCGCGGCGCCGCCGGCACCGGCGATGATCACCTTCAGGCCACGCTCACGCGCCTCACGCCCGTAGCGCAGCAGCTTGTCGGGAGTGCGGTGCGCCGAGACGACCTCGACCTCGTGCGCGATCGTGAACTCGCTGAGCACCTGCGACGCGTCACTCATGACGCGCCAGTCCGAATCCGATCCCATGACGACGCCGACGAGAGGGGATGCCGAGGAATGCAGGAGCCGTGTCACCCGACAAGGTTAGGGCGGCAGGCTGGAAGATCGCCGGAGCGGCGCGCGGCGCGGGACGGGTCACGCCGTTTCGTCTCGGTCGCTGGCGCTCCCTCGCGGGGCGACCAGCGGGGCGGGTCACGCCGTGTCGTCTCGGTCGCTGGCGCTCCCTCGCGGGGCGACCAGCGGGGCGGGTCACGCCGTGTCGTCTCGGTCGCTGGCGCTCCCTCGCGGGGCGACCAGAACGGGGGTCAGTCGGCGAAGAAGGCGGCGGCGGCGCGGGCTTCGTAGACGACGGCGTCCAGATCGTCGCCGACGGCGTTGACGTGGCCCACCTTGCGACCTGGCCGCGGTGCCTTGCCGTACGTGTGCACCTTCACCGCCGGATGTGCCTCGAGAACGGCGGGGAACCGGCTCTCGAGCGTGCCGTCCGCGGGACCGCCCAGGATGTTCACCATCACCGACCACGGCTGCCGCGGCGCAGGATCGCCGAGCGGCAGGTCGAGCACGGCGCGCACATGCTGCTCGAACTGTCCCGTCACGGCCCCGTCCTGCCCCCAGTGCCCGCTGTTGTGCGGACGCATCGCCAGCTCGTTCACCAGCAGCCGGTCATCGGTGGTCTGGAACAGCTCCACCGCCAGCATCCCCGTCACACCCAGCCCTTCCGCAATCGCAGTGCCGATGGATGCCGCCACCTCCGTCAGCCGCGTCGACCCGTGCGGTGCGGGCGCGATGACCTCGGCGCACACCCCGTCGCGCTGCACCGTCTCGACGACCGGATAGGCGACGAGCTGACCCGACGGCCGCCGCGCCACCTGCTGCGCGAGCTCGCGCGTGAAGTCCACCAGTTCCTCGGCGAGCAGTTCGCCGCCGTCGAACCAGTCGGCGACTTCCTCGGGGTCCGCGACGACGCGCACGCCCTTGCCGTCGTACCCCCCGCGCGGCGTCTTCACGACAGCCCGCCCGCCGTGCTCGTCGAGGAAGGACTGCAGGCCCGCGGCATCCGTCACCCTCGCCCACTCCGGCTGCGGCATGCCGAGCCCGGCCAGCCGCGCCCGCATGAGCAGCTTGTCCTGCGCGAACTGCAGCGCATCCGGACCGGGATGAACCCGGACCCCGTCCGCGACGAGGGCTCGCAGCACCTCCTGCGGCACGTGCTCGTGGTCGAAGGTCAGCACGT from Microbacterium aurum carries:
- a CDS encoding LCP family protein, with product MSVSAPPRPPAPARGADAGVILGEQPIRRPDTRSPKVMTRRAWWLVAMNFLVPGSAQVLAGNRRLGRVGLAATLVMWVLVVLTLVAALVWPTLIVDLGVNGFVLLVVQLVLLAYAVLWVVLTVDTLRLVRLVKTRPGARPLVAVTAILGLVLGSGGAVYAAQQLLAPAREALASIFTNNAPPVPPSNGYYNILLLGADSGLGRDSMRFDSISVVSVNADTGAVHITGIPRDLAHVPFSAGPMQDLYPDGLEGHISQTCGWGPGINQLMNAVEVCREDRGAGLYPDAAANSSTPAIEATKDAAEGILGIEIPYYAFVDMKGFADIVDALGGVDITVQERLPKGGGPAYDGQSAEDWAIGWIEAGPQHMDGDTAQWYARSRYTTSDADRMRRQRELQQAILAQANPANVLTRFQEVAAAGEDLVQTDIPSSLLGFFVNLAVKAKDQPVQTLELTLDGAGIDTDEPTPEAYAHVRELIQQALYPPSPTPTPEG
- the purE gene encoding 5-(carboxyamino)imidazole ribonucleotide mutase, whose amino-acid sequence is MGSDSDWRVMSDASQVLSEFTIAHEVEVVSAHRTPDKLLRYGREARERGLKVIIAGAGGAAHLPGMLASVTALPVIGVPVQLATLDGLDSLLSIVQMPAGIPVATVSINGAKNAGLLAARILGAADDRLADRVEQYARALEEQVEEKNRRLKDSL
- a CDS encoding 5-(carboxyamino)imidazole ribonucleotide synthase → MALTLGIVGGGQLARMMIAPAVELGVDVRVLAEEPGMAAALAATATGDYRDLETVRAFARGVDVLTFDHEHVPQEVLRALVADGVRVHPGPDALQFAQDKLLMRARLAGLGMPQPEWARVTDAAGLQSFLDEHGGRAVVKTPRGGYDGKGVRVVADPEEVADWFDGGELLAEELVDFTRELAQQVARRPSGQLVAYPVVETVQRDGVCAEVIAPAPHGSTRLTEVAASIGTAIAEGLGVTGMLAVELFQTTDDRLLVNELAMRPHNSGHWGQDGAVTGQFEQHVRAVLDLPLGDPAPRQPWSVMVNILGGPADGTLESRFPAVLEAHPAVKVHTYGKAPRPGRKVGHVNAVGDDLDAVVYEARAAAAFFAD